A stretch of Lactuca sativa cultivar Salinas chromosome 6, Lsat_Salinas_v11, whole genome shotgun sequence DNA encodes these proteins:
- the LOC111919209 gene encoding uncharacterized protein LOC111919209 isoform X3: protein MSSSSLDDSASEFIINHLTSNSTFQLYKELKCLEAEQSDAESSRRPGQSRRYIDRNREEGHKRLWKDYFDEHPVFPPQTFRRRFRMRRELFVQIVNDGIYPEWATMVKSFPHPADPKRIKFKEMQEAARKDVERAFGVLQSRWAIVRGPARSWQLKNIKDIMYTCIILHNMIVENEGNAISNWSDDVDPPIRVNRGPVEEVQYQIQRNSELRDNAVHHALRHDLMEHIWERFINM from the exons ATGTCATCATCATCCTTAGACGATTCTGCTTCTGAATTCATAATCAACCATCTCACAAGTAATTCTACatttcaactatataaggagctaAAATGTTTGGAAGCAGAACAGTCAGATGCTGAAAGTTCAAGACGTCCTGGGCAAAGTCGAAGATATATAGATAGAAATCGTGAAGAAGGGCATAAACGTCTTTGGAAAGACTATTTCGATGAGCATCCTGTTTTCCCACCTCAAACGTTTAGACGAAGATTTCGAATGAGGCGAGAACTATTTGTTCAAATAGTTAACG ATGGTATATATCCTGAATGGGCTACAATGGTTAAAAGTTTTCCACATCCGGCCGACCCAAAAAGGATCAAGTTTAAAGAAATGCAAGAGGCTGCAAGAAAGGATGTGGAGAGAGCATTTGGTGTTCTGCAATCTCGTTGGGCAATTGTACGAGGTCCAGCAAGATCGTGGCAACTTAAAAACATAAAGGATATAATGTATACATGCATTATATTACATAATATGATCGTAGAAAATGAAGGAAATGCAATTAGTAATTGGTCAGATGATGTTGATCCTCCTATACGTGTGAATCGAGGACCTGTCGAAGAAGTTCAATATCAAATTCAAAGAAACTCTGAACTACGCGATAATGCCGTACATCATGCTCTTCGACATGATTTAATGGAGCATATTTGGGAACGTTTTATTAATATGTAA
- the LOC111919209 gene encoding uncharacterized protein LOC111919209 isoform X2, producing MSSSSLDDSASEFIINHLTSNSTFQLYKELKCLEAEQSDAESSRRPGQSRRYIDRNREEGHKRLWKDYFDEHPVFPPQTFRRRFRMRRELFVQIVNEKHGFPGMLGSIDCMHWPWKNCPVAWQGQYTRGDQGCPTSMLEAVASQDLWIWHAYFGVAGSNNDINVLNQSPLFNDVLQDGIYPEWATMVKSFPHPADPKRIKFKEMQEAARKDVERAFGVLQSRWAIVRGPARSWQLKNIKDIMYTCIILHNMIVENEGNAISNWSDDVDPPIRVNRGPVEEVQYQIQRNSELRDNAVHHALRHDLMEHIWERFINM from the exons ATGTCATCATCATCCTTAGACGATTCTGCTTCTGAATTCATAATCAACCATCTCACAAGTAATTCTACatttcaactatataaggagctaAAATGTTTGGAAGCAGAACAGTCAGATGCTGAAAGTTCAAGACGTCCTGGGCAAAGTCGAAGATATATAGATAGAAATCGTGAAGAAGGGCATAAACGTCTTTGGAAAGACTATTTCGATGAGCATCCTGTTTTCCCACCTCAAACGTTTAGACGAAGATTTCGAATGAGGCGAGAACTATTTGTTCAAATAGTTAACG AAAAGCACGGGTTTCCTGGTATGCTTGGAAGTATTGATTGCATGCATTGGCCTTGGAAAAATTGCCCGGTTGCATGGCAAGGTCAATATACTCGAGGTGATCAAGGTTGTCCAACAAGTATGTTGGAAGCAGTTGCATCACAAGACCTTTGGATATGGCATGCATATTTCGGGGTTGCCGGGTCTAACAATGACATTAATGTACTTAACCAGTCACCGTTATTCAATGATGTATTACAAG ATGGTATATATCCTGAATGGGCTACAATGGTTAAAAGTTTTCCACATCCGGCCGACCCAAAAAGGATCAAGTTTAAAGAAATGCAAGAGGCTGCAAGAAAGGATGTGGAGAGAGCATTTGGTGTTCTGCAATCTCGTTGGGCAATTGTACGAGGTCCAGCAAGATCGTGGCAACTTAAAAACATAAAGGATATAATGTATACATGCATTATATTACATAATATGATCGTAGAAAATGAAGGAAATGCAATTAGTAATTGGTCAGATGATGTTGATCCTCCTATACGTGTGAATCGAGGACCTGTCGAAGAAGTTCAATATCAAATTCAAAGAAACTCTGAACTACGCGATAATGCCGTACATCATGCTCTTCGACATGATTTAATGGAGCATATTTGGGAACGTTTTATTAATATGTAA
- the LOC111919209 gene encoding uncharacterized protein LOC111919209 isoform X1 gives MSSSSLDDSASEFIINHLTSNSTFQLYKELKCLEAEQSDAESSRRPGQSRRYIDRNREEGHKRLWKDYFDEHPVFPPQTFRRRFRMRRELFVQIVNGISNHSIYFQQRKDALGNNGLSPLQKCTAAIRQLAYGTTGDLFDEYIRIGESTSIECLQNFCRCVIEVYSSHYLRKPNANDIQNLLQTHSEKHGFPGMLGSIDCMHWPWKNCPVAWQGQYTRGDQGCPTSMLEAVASQDLWIWHAYFGVAGSNNDINVLNQSPLFNDVLQDGIYPEWATMVKSFPHPADPKRIKFKEMQEAARKDVERAFGVLQSRWAIVRGPARSWQLKNIKDIMYTCIILHNMIVENEGNAISNWSDDVDPPIRVNRGPVEEVQYQIQRNSELRDNAVHHALRHDLMEHIWERFINM, from the exons ATGTCATCATCATCCTTAGACGATTCTGCTTCTGAATTCATAATCAACCATCTCACAAGTAATTCTACatttcaactatataaggagctaAAATGTTTGGAAGCAGAACAGTCAGATGCTGAAAGTTCAAGACGTCCTGGGCAAAGTCGAAGATATATAGATAGAAATCGTGAAGAAGGGCATAAACGTCTTTGGAAAGACTATTTCGATGAGCATCCTGTTTTCCCACCTCAAACGTTTAGACGAAGATTTCGAATGAGGCGAGAACTATTTGTTCAAATAGTTAACGGTATCTCTAACCATTCTATTTATTTTCAACAAAGAAAAGATGCTTTAGGAAACAATGGTCTTTCCCCTTTACAAAAATGCACTGCTGCCATACGCCAGTTGGCATATGGCACAACTGGTGACCTCTTTGATGAATACATACGAATTGGTGAATCAACTTCAATCGAATGTCTACAAAACTTTTGTCGATGCGTGATTGAGGTTTATTCAAGCCATTATTTGAGAAAACCAAATGCTAATGACATCCAAAATTTACTACAAACACATTCAGAAAAGCACGGGTTTCCTGGTATGCTTGGAAGTATTGATTGCATGCATTGGCCTTGGAAAAATTGCCCGGTTGCATGGCAAGGTCAATATACTCGAGGTGATCAAGGTTGTCCAACAAGTATGTTGGAAGCAGTTGCATCACAAGACCTTTGGATATGGCATGCATATTTCGGGGTTGCCGGGTCTAACAATGACATTAATGTACTTAACCAGTCACCGTTATTCAATGATGTATTACAAG ATGGTATATATCCTGAATGGGCTACAATGGTTAAAAGTTTTCCACATCCGGCCGACCCAAAAAGGATCAAGTTTAAAGAAATGCAAGAGGCTGCAAGAAAGGATGTGGAGAGAGCATTTGGTGTTCTGCAATCTCGTTGGGCAATTGTACGAGGTCCAGCAAGATCGTGGCAACTTAAAAACATAAAGGATATAATGTATACATGCATTATATTACATAATATGATCGTAGAAAATGAAGGAAATGCAATTAGTAATTGGTCAGATGATGTTGATCCTCCTATACGTGTGAATCGAGGACCTGTCGAAGAAGTTCAATATCAAATTCAAAGAAACTCTGAACTACGCGATAATGCCGTACATCATGCTCTTCGACATGATTTAATGGAGCATATTTGGGAACGTTTTATTAATATGTAA